Proteins co-encoded in one Gossypium arboreum isolate Shixiya-1 chromosome 11, ASM2569848v2, whole genome shotgun sequence genomic window:
- the LOC108472727 gene encoding low-specificity L-threonine aldolase 1 isoform X1, with the protein MVARTVDLRSDTVTKPTETMRAAMATAEVDDDVLGADPTAFRLESEVAKITGKEAGLFVSSGTMGNLISVLVHCDIRGSEVILGDNSHIHIYENGGISTIGGVHPRPVKNNEDGTMDIDSIEVAIRDPRGELVFPTTKLICLENSHANSGGRCLSAEYTDRVGELAKKNGLKLHIDGARIFNASVALGVPVQRLVQAADSVSVCLSKGLGAPVGSVIVGSKSFITKARRLRKTLGGGMRQVGFICAAAFVALKENVEKLDGDHKKAKELAEGLTQIKGLKVDVAAVETNIIYVDIVEGSKITAEKLYKNLEEHGVLVMPKGLSRMRIVLHHQISSSDVHYTLSCFQQAFTGMHQEIGSYSISTSRDVSYA; encoded by the exons ATGGTGGCTAGAACAGTGGATCTTCGATCTGATACAGTAACAAAACCAACAGAGACAATGAGGGCTGCAATGGCCACTGCTGAAGTTGATGATGATGTCTTGGGTGCTGATCCAACTGCGTTCCGGTTAGAATCGGAGGTCGCCAAGATCACGGGCAAGGAAGCCGGTCTATTTGTCTCATCAGGCACCATGGGTAACCTCATAAGTGTTCTAGTTCATTGTGATATAAGAGGAAGTGAAGTCATTCTTGGTGACAATTCTCATATCCATATTTATGAGAATGGTGGTATTTCAACAATTGGAGGTGTACATCCAAGGCCAGTCAAGAACAATGAAGATGGAACAATGGATATCGATTCAATCGAAGTCGCTATTAGAGATCCGAGAGGAGAGCTTGTGTTCCCAACTACAAAGTTGATTTGCTTGGAGAATTCACATGCCAA CTCCGGTGGTAGATGCTTGTCTGCGGAATACACCGACAGAGTTGGAGAGCTAGCTAAGAAGAACGGCTTGAAGCTTCACATCGACGGGGCTCGCATTTTCAATGCATCAGTG GCACTTGGAGTTCCAGTTCAGAGGCTTGTACAAGCTGCGGATTCTGTCTCG GTGTGTCTATCAAAAGGTTTGGGTGCTCCGGTTGGATCAGTCATTGTTGGTTCGAAAAGCTTCATTACCAAG GCTAGGAGACTTCGGAAAACCTTAGGTGGTGGGATGAGGCAGGTTGGCTTCATCTGCGCTGCCGCTTTTGTTGCCTTGAAAGAGAATGTTGAAAAGCTTGATGGTGATCACAAGAAGGCAAAGGAGTTAGCAG AGGGCCTAACTCAAATCAAAGGTCTAAAAGTGGATGTTGCTGCAGTGGAAACCAATATT ATATATGTTGACATAGTGGAGGGCTCAAAAATCACAGCAGAGAAACTATACAAGAATTTAGAGGAACATGGTGTACTTGTAATGCCAAAGGGCCTATCCAG GATGCGAATTGTCCTCCACCACCAAATTTCATCAAGTGATGTGCACTACACTTTGTCATGCTTTCAG CAAGCTTTCACTGGTATGCACCAAGAAATCGGGAGCTACTCTATATCAACGTCTCGGGATGTTTCATACGCGTAA
- the LOC108472727 gene encoding probable low-specificity L-threonine aldolase 2 isoform X2: MVARTVDLRSDTVTKPTETMRAAMATAEVDDDVLGADPTAFRLESEVAKITGKEAGLFVSSGTMGNLISVLVHCDIRGSEVILGDNSHIHIYENGGISTIGGVHPRPVKNNEDGTMDIDSIEVAIRDPRGELVFPTTKLICLENSHANSGGRCLSAEYTDRVGELAKKNGLKLHIDGARIFNASVALGVPVQRLVQAADSVSVCLSKGLGAPVGSVIVGSKSFITKARRLRKTLGGGMRQVGFICAAAFVALKENVEKLDGDHKKAKELAVLYGFRGPNSNQRSKSGCCCSGNQYCEYGIVTKPTLMPIFSFCANRVRVCMVGVAIRFFSKDNMYKTCCFRVHQEKEKERRKT; the protein is encoded by the exons ATGGTGGCTAGAACAGTGGATCTTCGATCTGATACAGTAACAAAACCAACAGAGACAATGAGGGCTGCAATGGCCACTGCTGAAGTTGATGATGATGTCTTGGGTGCTGATCCAACTGCGTTCCGGTTAGAATCGGAGGTCGCCAAGATCACGGGCAAGGAAGCCGGTCTATTTGTCTCATCAGGCACCATGGGTAACCTCATAAGTGTTCTAGTTCATTGTGATATAAGAGGAAGTGAAGTCATTCTTGGTGACAATTCTCATATCCATATTTATGAGAATGGTGGTATTTCAACAATTGGAGGTGTACATCCAAGGCCAGTCAAGAACAATGAAGATGGAACAATGGATATCGATTCAATCGAAGTCGCTATTAGAGATCCGAGAGGAGAGCTTGTGTTCCCAACTACAAAGTTGATTTGCTTGGAGAATTCACATGCCAA CTCCGGTGGTAGATGCTTGTCTGCGGAATACACCGACAGAGTTGGAGAGCTAGCTAAGAAGAACGGCTTGAAGCTTCACATCGACGGGGCTCGCATTTTCAATGCATCAGTG GCACTTGGAGTTCCAGTTCAGAGGCTTGTACAAGCTGCGGATTCTGTCTCG GTGTGTCTATCAAAAGGTTTGGGTGCTCCGGTTGGATCAGTCATTGTTGGTTCGAAAAGCTTCATTACCAAG GCTAGGAGACTTCGGAAAACCTTAGGTGGTGGGATGAGGCAGGTTGGCTTCATCTGCGCTGCCGCTTTTGTTGCCTTGAAAGAGAATGTTGAAAAGCTTGATGGTGATCACAAGAAGGCAAAGGAGTTAGCAG TTTTGTATGGTTTCAGAGGGCCTAACTCAAATCAAAGGTCTAAAAGTGGATGTTGCTGCAGTGGAAACCAATATTGTGAGTATGGCATAGTTACGAAACCTACATTAATGCCAATTTTCTCTTTCTGTGCAAACCGGGTTCGAGTTTGTATGGTTGGAGTTGCTATTCGGTTCTTTAGTAAAGATAATATGTACAAAACTTGTTGCTTCCGTGTTcaccaagaaaaagaaaaagaaagaaggaaaacttGA
- the LOC108473934 gene encoding cell division cycle 5-like protein — protein MRIMIKGGVWKNTEDEILKAAVMKYGKNQWARISSLLVRKSAKQCKARWYEWLDPSIKKTEWTREEDEKLLHLAKLMPTQWRTIAPIVGRTPSQCLERYEKLLDAACARDENYEPGDDPRKLRPGEIDPNPESKPARPDPVDMDEDEKEMLSEARARLANTRGKKAKRKAREKQLEEARRLASLQKRRELKAAGIDTRQRKRKRKGIDYNAEIPFEKRPPPGFYDVADEDRPVEQPKFPTTIEELEGKRRVDIEAQLRKQDIAKNKIAQRQDAASAILQANKLNDPEAVRKRSKLMLPEPQISNHELEEIAKMGYASDLLAGNEELAEASSATRALLSNYSQTPRQGVTPLRTPQRTPAGKGDAIMMEAENLARLRESQTPLLGGENPELHPSDFSGVTPKMQVQTPNPMLTPAATPGGTGLTPRIGMTPSRDGYSFGLTPKGTPIRDELHINEDMDLHDSVKLEQQRQADIRRNLRSGLGSLPQPKNEYQIVIQPPPEESEEPEEKIEEDMSDRIARERAEEEAQQQALLKKRSKVLQRELPRPPSASLELIRDSLMRTDGDKSTFVPPTLFEQADEMIRKELLSLLEHDNAKYPLDEKANKGKKKGAKRSANGSIPSIEDFEEDEMKEADSWVKEEAEFLRVAMGHENESLDDFVEAHNTCLSDLMYFPTRHAYGLSSVAGNTEKLAALQSEFDRVKKKMDNDKLKAEGMEKKFNVLTQGYERRAATLWRQIESTFKQIDTAGTELECFQALQKQEQLAASHRINGLWEEVQKQKELEQTSQSRYGNLIAEIERIQKIMNVYRVQAQKQAEAAEKDHALESSEAPASQAAVPSSGLSEPAPSSEDVYSSLDGQPSLKIDMNVDSQEQHATMDLETGGNISGNVPLVVEDNGDNITKTPAQDAGTSSEVVAESVNPDTVSTKPESIEEALEGEGFTDHAKIDSTSVLGGDTAENQTAMEE, from the exons ATGAGGATTATGATAAAAGGAGGAGTATGGAAGAACACGGAGGATGAGATATTGAAAGCGGCGGTTATGAAATATGGGAAGAATCAATGGGCCCGAATTTCTTCTTTACTTGTTCGTAAATCTGCTAAGCAATGTAAGGCTCGTTGGTATGAATGGCTTGACCCTTCAATCAAAAAg ACTGAGTGGACAAGAGAAGAGGATGAAAAGCTGTTGCATCTCGCAAAGCTCATGCCAACACAATGGAGAACAATTGCTCCAATTGTTGGTCGGACTCCATCTCAATGTCTAGAGCGATATGAGAAACTCCTTGATGCAGCTTGTGCTAGAGATGAAAATTATGAGCCTGGTGATGACCCCAGGAAATTACGTCCTGGAGAGATTGATCCTAACCCTGAATCAAAACCTGCACGACCGGATCCTGTTGATATGGATGAGGATGAGAAAGAAATGCTTTCTGAAGCTCGTGCCCGGTTAGCTAATACTAGAGGTAAGAAGGCGAAGAGGAAAGCTAGGGAGAAACAACTTGAAGAGGCTAGGAGGCTTGCATCTTTGCAGAAAAGGAGGGAACTTAAGGCTGCTGGGATCGATACAAGGCAacgaaagagaaaaagaaagggaaTTGATTATAATGCTGAAATCCCCTTTGAGAAGAGGCCTCCTCCGGGGTTTTATGATGTTGCTGATGAAGATAGACCTGTGGAACAGCCTAAGTTCCCAACAACCATTGAAGAACTTGAGGGAAAAAGAAGAGTTGATATTGAAGCACAGTTACGGAAGCAGGATATTGCAAAAAATAAAATTGCACAGAGGCAGGATGCCGCATCGGCAATATTGCAGGCCAACAAGCTAAATGATCCAGAAGCAGTGAGGAAGAGATCCAAACTTATGCTACCAGAACCTCAGATATCGAATCATGAACTAGAGGAGATTGCCAAGATGGGATATGCCAGTGATCTTCTTGCTGGTAATGAGGAACTGGCTGAAGCGAGTAGTGCTACTCGTGCTCTTCTTTCAAATTATTCCCAGACTCCACGGCAGGGAGTGACACCTTTACGGACCCCACAAAGAACACCTGCTGGAAAAGGTGATGCTATCATGATGGAAGCTGAAAATCTGGCTAGGTTGAGagaatcccaaacgcctctactTGGTGGAGAAAATCCTGAGCTGCATCCTTCAGATTTTTCTGGGGTCACTCCTAAAATGCAGGTCCAAACACCCAACCCAATGTTGACTCCTGCGGCAACCCCTGGTGGTACTGGTCTTACTCCTCGAATTGGAATGACACCATCAAGGGATGGCTACTCTTTTGGTCTGACCCCTAAAGGAACTCCCATCAGGGATGAGCTCCACATAAATGAAGACATGGATCTACATGACAGTGTCAAGCTTGAGCAACAAAGGCAAGCTGATATAAGAAGGAACTTGCGATCTGGGCTTGGTAGTCTTCCACAGCCAAAGAATGAGTACCAAATAGTCATTCAACCACCCCCAGAGGAAAGTGAAGAACCAGAGGAGAAAATTGAAGAAGACATGTCTGATAGAATAGCCAGAGAAAGGGCTGAGGAAGAAGCACAGCAGCAGGCATTGCTTAAGAAGAGATCAAAAGTGTTGCAAAGGGAGCTTCCAAGACCACCTAGTGCATCACTGGAACTAATTAGAGATTCTTTGATGAGGACTGATGGAGACAAAAGTACCTTTGTTCCTCCTACTCTATTTGAGCAGGCTGATGAAATGATAAGAAAAGAGCTTCTGTCCTTGCTGGAGCACGACAATGCTAAGTATCCACTTGATGAAAAGGCAAACAAAGGGAAgaaaaagggtgcgaagcgttcTGCTAATGGATCTATTCCGAGTATAGAAGATTTTGAGGAAGATGAAATGAAAGAG GCTGATTCGTGGGTAAAGGAAGAGGCTGAATTCCTTCGTGTGGCAATGGGGCACGAAAATGAATCTCTTGATGATTTTGTTGAAGCACATAATACTTGCCTAAGTGATCTCATGTACTTCCCTACTCGTCATGCTTATGGTCTGTCAAGTGTTGCTGGAAATACGGAGAAACTTGCAGCCCTGCAGTCTGAATTTGACCGTGTGAAAAAGAAGATGGATAATGATAAGTTGAAAGCAGAAGGCATGGAGAAGAAGTTCAATGTTCTCACACAGGGTTATGAG AGACGGGCTGCAACACTTTGGCGTCAGATTGAATCAACCTTTAAGCAGATTGATACTGCAGGAACAGAACTAGAGTGTTTTCAAGCATTACAAAAGCAGGAGCAGCTAGCAGCTTCACACAGAATAAATGGTCTGTGGGAGGAAGTTCAGAAACAGAAAGAGCTTGAACAAACCTCACAAAGTCGCTACGGGAATCTCATAGCTGAGATAGAAAGGATACAAAAGATCATGAATGTATACAGAGTACAAGCACAAAAACAAGCAGAGGCAGCTGAAAAGGATCATGCTCTTGAGTCGTCTGAGGCTCCAGCAAGTCAAGCTGCTGTGCCAAGCTCAGGACTTTCCGAGCCTGCACCTTCCTCGGAGGATGTTTACTCTTCTCTTGATGGCCAGCCAAGCCTGAAAATTGATATGAATGTTGATTCCCAAGAACAGCATGCTACTATGGATTTGGAAACAGGTGGAAACATATCTGGTAATGTGCCTTTGGTTGTGGAAGACAACGGAGATAATATCACAAAGACACCGGCTCAGGATGCTGGAACAAGTTCTGAGGTTGTTGCAGAATCTGTAAATCCTGACACAGTCTCTACCAAACCGGAAAGCATCGAAGAAGCGCTTGAAGGTGAAGGTTTTACCGATCATGCCAAGATTGACAGTACATCTGTCTTGGGTGGAGATACCGCTGAAAACCAAACTGCAATGGAGGAATAG